The proteins below are encoded in one region of Ferroplasma acidiphilum:
- a CDS encoding aldehyde dehydrogenase family protein encodes METYKMFINGEWVESSGKQVLKVLNPSTGLAVASVQSASRDDVRKAIESARKSFDSGAWSRATPGDRSNVLLKVADLIEQNQDKFIKVETENSGKSIKQISGYDIPYTIDNIRFLAGACRILEGKAMNEYVADGTSAIRREPIGAIGIITPWNYPLMMVVWRAFPALAMGNSVVVKPASYTPLTTLMLADIMKEAGIPDGVFNVITGPGSSVGEEMAKSEKLDMIAFTGSTEVGKRLSVLAASNLKKVSLELGGKAPFIVFKDANIDAAVESAIVGGLVNNGQDCANSTRYYIQEEVFEKFVSRLKNRIQKLRIGDPMDPATDMGPLISETQRERVEGYIEKGIKEGGKLLSGGERPEIPGHEKGYYINPALIYTENEDSAIVKEEIFGPVFTILKFKDYNDAIRRSNDVTYGLGSSVWTSDITTAIRATRDLRFGTVWVNEHVVVPSEMPWAGYKESGHGASLSPYSLEEFTYIKHVYFDLTGKVRKDWYDQIFKG; translated from the coding sequence ATGGAAACATATAAAATGTTTATAAATGGTGAGTGGGTAGAATCATCAGGGAAGCAGGTTCTGAAAGTACTGAATCCCTCTACAGGATTGGCTGTTGCCAGTGTCCAATCTGCATCCAGAGACGATGTCAGGAAAGCTATAGAATCGGCAAGAAAATCATTTGACTCAGGAGCCTGGAGCAGGGCCACCCCCGGTGATAGGTCAAATGTCCTTCTAAAAGTAGCCGATCTTATAGAGCAGAACCAGGATAAATTTATTAAAGTTGAAACTGAAAATTCCGGGAAAAGTATAAAACAGATATCCGGTTATGACATTCCATATACCATAGACAACATACGTTTTCTGGCAGGAGCCTGCAGGATTCTTGAAGGGAAAGCAATGAATGAATATGTTGCAGATGGGACAAGTGCAATAAGGCGTGAGCCCATAGGGGCTATTGGGATTATAACACCATGGAATTATCCATTAATGATGGTTGTTTGGAGAGCTTTCCCTGCCCTTGCAATGGGCAATTCTGTCGTGGTAAAACCAGCCAGCTATACACCATTGACAACACTTATGCTTGCGGATATAATGAAAGAAGCAGGTATTCCGGATGGAGTGTTCAATGTTATTACAGGTCCGGGCAGCTCTGTCGGAGAGGAAATGGCAAAAAGCGAAAAGCTGGACATGATAGCATTTACCGGTAGCACAGAGGTTGGAAAACGTCTGTCAGTACTAGCTGCTTCCAATTTAAAAAAAGTTTCACTGGAACTTGGCGGAAAGGCACCGTTTATAGTTTTCAAAGATGCTAATATAGATGCTGCGGTTGAAAGTGCCATTGTGGGCGGATTGGTAAACAACGGCCAGGATTGTGCAAACTCAACAAGGTATTATATACAGGAAGAGGTGTTCGAGAAATTTGTTTCAAGGTTGAAAAATAGGATACAGAAATTAAGAATTGGGGACCCGATGGACCCGGCAACTGATATGGGGCCATTAATATCTGAAACCCAGAGAGAAAGGGTTGAGGGATATATAGAAAAAGGGATTAAAGAAGGCGGAAAATTGCTTTCAGGAGGAGAGAGGCCTGAGATACCGGGCCACGAAAAAGGTTATTATATAAACCCTGCACTTATTTACACAGAGAATGAGGATTCTGCAATTGTAAAAGAGGAGATATTTGGCCCTGTATTTACCATATTAAAATTTAAGGATTATAATGATGCAATAAGAAGAAGCAACGACGTTACTTATGGACTCGGTTCCTCTGTCTGGACATCGGATATTACCACAGCCATTAGAGCTACAAGGGATTTAAGATTCGGAACAGTCTGGGTCAATGAACATGTTGTAGTGCCCTCTGAAATGCCATGGGCAGGATATAAGGAAAGTGGCCATGGGGCATCATTATCACCCTATTCCCTGGAAGAATTTACATATATAAAACATGTATATTTTGATCTAACAGGGAAGGTAAGAAAAGACTGGTATGATCAAATATTCAAAGGATAA
- a CDS encoding APC family permease, which translates to MDNNEPVLESKFQLKKGAVGKWHAVFQAYTHVAPSGDIGILLTGVALFALGASPLAVLLSWVIYLLMVNTNYRFSQRVSHAGGYYAIGGHGMGGFYGFMNGWIYLLDEMIIYPSFGLLGFASVIFLLSPAISSIPFIWVPLILIPFATGLLFNYFGIKPSLVYLLITATVEVIFLLSTSWYIIFTMGPANTLSVFSLSGINVIPFIFALLYGIEAYGGLGTVIGISEETKQSKFNIPRAIIIAAILAGATLISAMYALTIAWGPTSMTSYATSPDPGLIIWHRFFGLPGEIILLFFILNGYIAYTVANPIVQSRVIYAMARDGVFPRWFAVTHKKYKTPYRAVILVSIIALIVSMGLSFPFGPFDAAIITGAMAGIGLVSAHAMSSLAYIRYARKDNKIKYSIVKDAIIPVASLIILIPIIAFAFDELTWPYILSPILAGLWVLGAFIFGLYLYKNKRKDLENAGSEDFSEVITTD; encoded by the coding sequence ATGGATAATAATGAACCTGTACTCGAATCTAAATTTCAACTGAAAAAAGGAGCAGTGGGCAAATGGCATGCTGTTTTTCAGGCATATACACATGTTGCACCTTCCGGTGATATCGGAATATTGCTTACCGGCGTTGCACTTTTTGCACTTGGAGCATCGCCGCTGGCTGTGTTGTTATCATGGGTCATTTACCTTTTAATGGTTAATACAAATTATAGATTTAGCCAGAGAGTTTCACATGCTGGAGGGTATTATGCAATCGGCGGACATGGAATGGGGGGCTTTTACGGGTTTATGAATGGCTGGATTTACCTTCTTGACGAAATGATAATTTATCCAAGTTTCGGCCTTCTTGGTTTTGCTTCAGTCATATTTCTATTGAGCCCTGCAATATCTTCAATACCATTCATCTGGGTGCCATTGATACTTATTCCCTTCGCAACCGGCTTGTTGTTTAACTATTTCGGCATAAAGCCCTCCCTGGTCTATCTACTTATTACCGCCACGGTTGAGGTCATATTCCTTCTGTCAACAAGCTGGTATATTATATTTACAATGGGGCCTGCAAATACTTTAAGCGTGTTTTCCCTTTCAGGGATTAATGTAATTCCATTCATCTTCGCGTTATTATATGGTATTGAAGCTTATGGGGGGCTCGGTACAGTTATAGGCATCAGTGAGGAAACAAAACAGTCCAAATTCAATATTCCAAGGGCCATAATAATAGCGGCCATACTGGCGGGCGCAACACTTATATCAGCTATGTATGCACTGACAATTGCATGGGGGCCGACCAGCATGACCAGCTATGCAACATCGCCTGATCCTGGATTAATTATATGGCATAGATTTTTCGGGCTTCCGGGAGAGATAATACTCCTGTTCTTCATACTTAATGGCTATATTGCATATACTGTTGCGAATCCTATAGTGCAGTCCAGAGTTATCTATGCCATGGCACGTGATGGAGTTTTTCCCCGGTGGTTCGCAGTTACCCATAAAAAATATAAAACACCATACCGTGCGGTCATTCTCGTTTCAATTATAGCACTTATTGTTTCCATGGGATTGTCATTTCCATTCGGCCCATTTGACGCTGCAATTATAACAGGGGCCATGGCAGGGATCGGCCTGGTATCGGCACATGCAATGTCAAGCCTGGCTTATATAAGATATGCAAGGAAAGACAATAAAATTAAGTATAGTATTGTCAAGGATGCAATAATACCAGTAGCCTCGCTTATAATTCTAATTCCAATTATAGCATTTGCATTTGATGAACTGACGTGGCCCTATATACTATCGCCTATTCTGGCTGGATTATGGGTTCTGGGTGCATTTATATTTGGATTATACCTGTATAAAAATAAGAGAAAAGACCTGGAGAATGCCGGGTCAGAAGATTTTTCAGAGGTGATTACCACAGATTAA
- a CDS encoding glycosyltransferase family 2 protein: protein MSILSIVFIIIGIASALYSALILKNGTTFDYIFTAWFWIASVFFGIQSVTYFLSFHRSVTEYTDTIHDSYVPGLRGKVAVLVPIFNEEEEMVITNLVAIYSNAGEDSDIYVLDDSTRGDSAPIIDLCRKLGMKYIHRENRSGYKAGALNNVLKTLEVPYVAVIDIDQTPAPDFLRETTALLAKDPKIGFIQVPQVYSNTDSSILAEIAQAQQFIFYDILTEGKSVAGTLFSCGTNVVYNLDALKSVGYFDENNIVEDIATSVNMAINGWTGVYYNKKLVFGRAPVTMQGYINQQWRWMYGSLSLMPKIVKKILLSKKFSPKQKLDWFATSTWYIFGWFYLIFLLSPILEIVGIRVLTINNLLYLLAWLPYTILLMTTFTLSQVSKKAPLRFVFYNMAANLLIFPLSISTSISVLLKKSKPFTTARTGGNIPLYRFWPQFTILILLPLAAIYLILQHNTFSYITAFWAFFQFTLLMPVFWLNKTPRASSMDDPAFKNSM, encoded by the coding sequence ATGAGTATACTCTCTATAGTTTTCATAATCATCGGTATTGCTTCAGCTTTATATTCGGCATTGATTTTAAAGAATGGCACTACTTTTGATTATATATTCACCGCTTGGTTCTGGATTGCAAGTGTGTTTTTCGGAATTCAGAGTGTAACATACTTTCTATCCTTCCACCGCAGTGTTACTGAATATACAGATACAATACATGATTCTTATGTACCGGGGCTTCGTGGCAAAGTAGCTGTCCTTGTACCCATTTTCAATGAAGAAGAGGAAATGGTAATTACTAATCTGGTAGCCATTTATTCCAACGCGGGAGAAGACTCTGATATATATGTCCTTGATGATTCAACACGTGGCGATTCTGCTCCTATAATAGATTTATGCCGGAAACTGGGGATGAAATACATACACCGTGAAAATAGAAGTGGATACAAGGCCGGTGCATTGAATAATGTCCTTAAAACACTGGAAGTACCATATGTTGCAGTAATAGATATAGACCAGACGCCGGCTCCTGATTTTCTACGGGAGACTACAGCTTTGCTGGCAAAGGATCCAAAAATAGGGTTTATCCAGGTTCCACAGGTATACTCAAATACTGATTCAAGCATCCTAGCAGAGATAGCACAGGCCCAGCAATTCATATTTTATGACATACTCACGGAAGGTAAAAGTGTAGCAGGCACATTATTCTCCTGTGGCACAAATGTAGTGTATAATCTAGATGCATTGAAGTCAGTAGGTTATTTCGATGAGAATAACATAGTTGAAGATATAGCCACATCTGTTAACATGGCAATAAATGGATGGACCGGTGTATATTACAATAAAAAGTTAGTGTTTGGGCGGGCTCCGGTAACGATGCAGGGATACATTAATCAGCAATGGAGATGGATGTACGGTTCGCTGTCTTTAATGCCAAAAATTGTCAAAAAAATCCTTTTAAGCAAAAAATTCTCGCCGAAACAGAAATTAGACTGGTTTGCAACATCAACATGGTATATCTTCGGCTGGTTTTATCTAATTTTCCTCCTTTCTCCGATACTTGAAATTGTTGGAATACGGGTTCTGACAATAAACAATCTTCTTTACCTTCTTGCCTGGTTGCCATATACTATACTTCTCATGACAACATTTACCCTTTCCCAGGTATCTAAAAAGGCACCATTAAGGTTTGTCTTCTATAATATGGCCGCAAATCTCCTGATATTCCCGCTGAGCATTTCTACTTCAATCAGTGTGTTACTGAAAAAATCCAAACCATTTACAACAGCCAGAACAGGCGGAAACATTCCTCTGTACCGTTTCTGGCCACAGTTCACAATTCTAATCCTCCTGCCTCTTGCTGCAATTTATCTCATTTTACAGCACAACACTTTTTCATATATTACTGCGTTCTGGGCGTTTTTTCAGTTCACACTTCTCATGCCGGTATTCTGGTTAAATAAAACCCCGCGTGCATCATCAATGGATGATCCTGCCTTTAAAAACTCTATGTAG
- a CDS encoding RAD55 family ATPase — MIELDDDILAQIALQKFQFDIHKVKVVGGMAVQGASGLSYKFDYIIASGEDKIAVKLANSDITTNDIMVFNSQATDAGIARKILISEIELGEYVKKMCNIYGIIISDPREIATPDAFRARFGIPILDAKLSGGLRPGYVYMISGKPGVGKTTLSSTFLSYGASIGEKGLMILTDTFPDQFIDNIRTMNIGFAEAYKDRKIEVMEISDQIRSMKSDISQGKADSRKFITKLVTELKKIIISKDIKRVVIDPITLLIIPDDDFVNLLLNSMAIKGVTILITSGLRNSNLSIFGIEEYYTTGIIKLEYRPQNDISTRTGSIIKMRGTAFDPNPFDFKITADGIVPLSNLKMPEPEATKSNREAIEGNSPENPSSDDSLFRSIR; from the coding sequence TTGATAGAACTGGATGATGATATCCTGGCGCAAATTGCCTTGCAAAAATTTCAATTTGATATACACAAAGTTAAGGTAGTTGGGGGAATGGCAGTTCAGGGTGCATCTGGATTAAGTTATAAATTTGATTATATAATTGCTTCAGGGGAAGATAAAATCGCCGTAAAGCTTGCAAATTCAGATATCACAACGAATGATATCATGGTTTTTAATTCCCAGGCTACAGATGCAGGCATTGCAAGAAAAATTTTAATAAGTGAAATTGAACTTGGCGAGTACGTAAAAAAAATGTGCAACATTTACGGTATTATAATATCAGACCCACGAGAAATCGCCACACCGGATGCTTTCCGTGCAAGATTTGGAATTCCTATCCTCGATGCGAAATTATCCGGAGGGCTCAGGCCCGGGTATGTGTATATGATATCTGGCAAACCAGGTGTGGGTAAAACAACACTCTCAAGTACCTTTCTCTCATACGGTGCCAGTATCGGTGAAAAGGGTTTGATGATACTTACCGATACTTTCCCTGACCAATTTATTGATAATATACGTACAATGAATATCGGATTTGCAGAAGCATACAAAGATAGAAAAATAGAGGTAATGGAGATTTCCGACCAGATACGGTCAATGAAATCTGATATATCGCAGGGAAAAGCAGATTCCAGAAAATTTATCACAAAACTGGTCACAGAATTAAAGAAAATTATTATTTCCAAAGATATTAAGCGAGTTGTTATAGACCCGATAACGCTTCTTATTATACCTGATGATGATTTTGTTAACCTCCTCTTAAATAGCATGGCGATCAAAGGAGTCACAATATTAATTACAAGTGGTTTGAGGAATAGCAATTTAAGCATTTTTGGCATTGAAGAATATTACACCACAGGCATTATAAAACTTGAATATAGACCGCAGAATGATATAAGTACCAGAACCGGAAGCATAATAAAAATGAGGGGCACTGCCTTCGATCCAAATCCATTTGACTTTAAAATTACTGCGGACGGCATAGTGCCTTTGAGCAATCTTAAAATGCCAGAACCGGAAGCAACAAAATCAAATCGGGAAGCTATTGAAGGCAACTCACCAGAAAATCCGTCTTCAGATGACAGCCTGTTTAGAAGTATAAGGTGA
- a CDS encoding DUF362 domain-containing protein, which yields MEVKVKSEMDVDRGLCDYCGACVGMCPTDAINLDETVIAINEDKCIKCEFCVIGCPTGAISAEWFHAKL from the coding sequence ATGGAAGTGAAAGTTAAGAGCGAGATGGATGTGGACAGAGGGCTTTGCGACTATTGCGGAGCCTGCGTTGGAATGTGCCCCACAGACGCGATTAATTTAGATGAGACCGTAATAGCTATAAATGAGGATAAATGCATAAAATGCGAATTTTGTGTAATTGGATGCCCTACCGGGGCAATATCAGCGGAGTGGTTCCATGCTAAACTATGA
- a CDS encoding digeranylgeranylglycerophospholipid reductase encodes MLNYDVLVIGAGPAGSSAARYASRYGLKTLLVEKRPDIGSPVRCGEGISKAWMPEVDIKPEAHWISDEVKGARIYGPSEKKPIMLTAESAGNEVGFVVERDKFDKHIATLAATEGAEIWIKSPAMSVIKEGNRVVGAKIRHNGEEVEVRAKMVIAADGFESEFSRWAGLKSPILKKNDIISALEYRMENVDSNEDFTDFYLGSIAPAGYLWVFPKGPHEANVGIGVTITMMKDRLDVKNYLDSWIKSHPAYSKGRIIQQISGGVSVNKVKDKMSLPGLLAIGDAARLIDPITGGGIANGMISGKFAAQVSKKAIDENDFSEEMMKNYDLMVKDKFERKHLRNWFAKEKLGTLSNETLDKLVDVVADVKMTSISVEEILKGVQLKYPELVSQLEDLI; translated from the coding sequence ATGCTAAACTATGATGTTCTTGTAATAGGTGCAGGTCCAGCAGGAAGTTCTGCTGCAAGATATGCATCAAGATACGGATTGAAAACGTTGCTTGTTGAAAAAAGGCCAGACATAGGGTCACCGGTAAGATGCGGTGAAGGAATTTCAAAAGCATGGATGCCAGAAGTAGATATAAAGCCGGAAGCACACTGGATATCAGACGAAGTCAAAGGAGCGCGTATATATGGGCCATCAGAAAAAAAGCCTATTATGCTCACCGCCGAGAGTGCAGGGAATGAAGTTGGATTTGTTGTTGAGAGAGATAAATTCGACAAACATATTGCCACACTTGCAGCAACTGAAGGGGCAGAAATATGGATAAAATCTCCTGCTATGTCAGTAATAAAAGAAGGGAACAGAGTTGTTGGCGCAAAGATAAGGCATAACGGGGAAGAAGTAGAAGTGCGCGCAAAAATGGTAATAGCAGCAGACGGATTTGAAAGTGAATTCTCAAGATGGGCTGGATTAAAATCACCTATTTTGAAGAAGAATGATATAATATCTGCACTGGAATACAGGATGGAAAACGTTGATTCTAATGAGGATTTCACAGACTTCTATCTTGGCTCTATAGCACCAGCAGGATACCTCTGGGTATTTCCAAAGGGTCCGCATGAAGCTAATGTTGGAATCGGCGTAACAATAACAATGATGAAAGACAGGCTTGACGTGAAAAACTATCTTGATTCCTGGATTAAATCACATCCTGCATATAGCAAGGGTAGAATAATCCAGCAGATAAGTGGCGGAGTTTCAGTTAATAAGGTAAAGGATAAGATGAGCCTTCCGGGTCTTCTTGCAATAGGAGACGCAGCAAGGCTTATAGATCCTATTACCGGTGGCGGTATAGCCAACGGAATGATATCCGGAAAGTTTGCAGCCCAGGTCTCAAAGAAAGCGATTGATGAAAATGATTTTTCAGAAGAAATGATGAAGAATTACGATCTCATGGTAAAGGACAAATTCGAGAGGAAGCATCTGAGAAACTGGTTTGCAAAGGAAAAATTGGGTACACTTTCAAATGAGACACTGGACAAGCTTGTTGACGTTGTTGCTGACGTGAAAATGACAAGTATATCTGTTGAAGAAATATTGAAAGGAGTCCAGTTAAAATATCCCGAACTTGTTTCACAGCTGGAAGACCTGATTTAA